The genomic segment AGCAACTACTGTTTCGGTGAAGGTGGAGCCGGTGCTTATAGTGACGGCAAACTCTATACCCGAAGCAAGAAAAGGGGAAGTGTAGATAAGATTCTGAACGTATTCTGCCAGCATGGTGCCAATACCAATATCCTGGCAGATGCCCATCCGCATATCGGTACCGACAAGTTGCCACGCGTTATTGAAAACATGCGTAACACCATCATCAAGTGTGGCGGCGAAGTGCATTTCCAGACCAAGATGATTCGTCTGATCCTTGAGAGTGAAGGTAAGCTGACGGCACCTGATGCCGCAGCTGGCGATAGGGTGATAGGCGTAGAAGCCGTGAATCTGGCTACTGGTGCTGAGGAAACTTATCGCGGACCGGTTATCCTGGCAACAGGCCATAGTGCCCGCGATGTATACCGTTATCTCGCTTCGGCAAAGATAGATATCGAGGCAAAAGGCATCGCCGTAGGTGTGCGTCTGGAACATCCTTCCCAACTCATCGACCAGATTCAGTATCACAATAAGAGTGGTAGAGGAAAATATCTGCCTGCTGCCGAATATAGCTTCGTTACTCAGGTAGATGGCAGAGGTGTCTATAGCTTCTGTATGTGTCCGGGCGGTTTTGTGATTCCGGCTGCTACAGGACCGGAACAGCTCGTGGTGAACGGTATGAGTCCGAGCAACCGCGGTACTGCCTGGAGCAACTCGGGCATGGTGGTGGAAACTCATCCCGAGGATGTGGCGCAGTTTGTGAAGGAACATCAGTCTGTCATCGAACAGCAGGAAATGAAGGCACAGGAGAATGCTTCACTCTTCACTCCTCACTCTTCACTCCAGATGATGTACTTCCAGGAAATCGTGGAAAAGCAATGCTGGCAGCAGGGCAACATGAAGCAGACTGCTCCGGCACAGCGCATGGCTGACTTCGTGAACAATCGATTGAGTTATGATCTGCCAAAGAGCAGCTATGCTCCAGGCTTGATTTCGAGTCCGTTGCATTTCTGGATGCCGTCTTTCGTGAGCAAGCGACTGCAGGAAGGCTTCAAGACCTTCGGCAAGAATGCCCATGGTTTCCTGACCAACGAGGCTACACTGATAGCGATGGAGACGAGAACCTCATCGCCTGTCCGCATCGTCCGTGACCGCGAAACCTTGCAGCATGTCCGCATCCAGGGACTCTTCCCATGTGGCGAAGGTGCTGGTTATGCAGGCGGAATCGTATCGGCTGGTGTAGACGGAGAAAGATGTGCAGAGATGTGTGCTGAGTATTTGAAACAGCAATAAACGAATGCCTGGAATGATGAAATACAGAAAAACGGGAAAGTTTAAGCTGGGCTTCTTGACTTTACTCCTGAGTGTGCTCTTCGTGGCGTGTGGCTCGGGAGCGTCAGATGCTGACAGGCAAATCAAGAGCAAGACTGATTTGAAGGGGACTGTGATTGGTGTGCAGCTCGGTACCACTAGCGACGGACTAGCTACGGAGCTGGAAAAGGAAGGTGGCGGTACCAAGGTAGAACGGTACAACAAGGGAGCCGATGCCATCCAGGCACTCCTGCAGGGTAAGATTGACTGCATGGTGACCGATGAGGCGCCAGCCAAGGCATTCCAACGGGTGAACCCATCGCTCCGTATCCTGCCCGAAACCTTCGATGCGTCCTCTTTCGCCATCTGCGTGGCTAAGGATCATGCTGAGTTGCAGCAGTCCATCAATCATGCCATCCGTATCCTGAAAGAGAATGGCGTCATCGATTCCATCGTCAACCGCCATCTGGAACGGGGTATAGCCGTAGCTTATACGCCAAAGACTTCTGATGTGAAGAAGGTGGGACCGGAAGCACTGCAGAAACTCGGCTTGAAGACGAGTCTCCGTTTTGCCACCAACGCTACCTTCGAGCCTTTCGAATATTACCAGAATGGCAAGATTGTGGGTATCGACGTGGATGTGGCGAATGCCATCGGCGATGTGATGGGCGTGGATGTCGAGATTCTTGATATGGAGTTTGATGCCATCATCACCTCTGTACAGGCTGGTAAGGCGGATGCGGGTATCGCCGGCATCACGGTTACTCCTGAACGGAAGAAGAATATCGGATTTACAGATTCCTATGCCGATGTGCGACAGGTTATCATGGTGAATTCCAATGAAGTGAAAGCTGCTGGTAACCAGCCGGGAGTGATAGATAAGTTTAAATCCTGCTTCATAGATGACAACCGCTATCAGTATCTGTTGCAGGGTTTGGGCAATACGCTCATCATCACCTTCTTCGCCATCATCCTTTCCGTGATACTCGGAACGCTGATAGCTATTGTCCGTGCACGTCATGAACGTAAGGGCGACTGGAAGATTCCGAACATGCTCTGCCAGCTGTACCTTACCATCATGCGAGGCACGCCAACCATGGTGCAGTTGCTCATCATCTATTATGTGGTGTTTGCATCGGCAGATGTCGATAAGATACTGGTGGCTGTCATCGCCTTCGGCTTGAACTCGGCAGCTTATATTGCCGAGGTAATCCGCTCGGGCATCATGTCGGTGGATAATGGTCAGATGGAGGCGGGTAGAAGTCTTGGTCTTTCGTATGGCAAGACGATGCGTCTCATCATCCTTCCGCAAGCCTTCAAGAATGTGCTTCCGGCTATGGGTAACGAGCTTATCACTCTGCTCAAGGAAACCTCTATCAGCGGTTATATCGGACTGGTAGACTTGACCAAGGGTTCCGACATCATCCGAAGCATTACTTACGAAGCGATGATGCCGTTGGGCGTAGTAGCCTGCCTCTATCTCGTTCTTGTTCTCGGACTGAACGCAGGAGTGAGAAGGCTGGAGAAGAGACTGAGAAAGAGCGAAAGGAAATGAGGAATCCTGAAAGGGCAAAAGCTTTATAACAATGGATAAAATGAACGAAATAATCAAGATAGAAGGACTTCGTAAACGCTTCGGCGACAACGAGGTGCTGAAAGGCATTACAACCTCGGTGAGGAAAGGTGAGGTGGTTGCCATCATCGGTCCGTCGGGGTGTGGCAAGAGTACCTTCCTGCGTTCCATCAACCTTCTGGAAGAACCTACCGAGGGTAAAATCTTTATCGATGATATGGATATCACATCAAGCGATGTTGATATTAACCGAATGCGCCAGAGGGTGGGTATGGTATTCCAGCAGTTCAATCTCTTCCCTAATATGACCATACGCCGCAACATCATGCTGGCTCCGGTAGAATTGGGTAAGATGACAAAGGAAGAGGCTGATGAGAAGGCAACGGAACTCCTGACCCGTATCGGATTGCTGGATAAGGCCGACAGTTATCCCGACAGTCTGTCGGGCGGACAGAAACAGCGCGTAGCTATCGCCCGTGCCTTAGCGATGAATCCTGAGGTAATTCTCTTTGATGAGCCGACTTCGGCTCTCGATCCGGAAATGGTGGGAGAGGTGCTGCAGCTGATGAAAGATGTTGCTGCCGAGGGAATGACGATGGTGGTGGTGACCCACGAGATGGGATTTGCAAGAGAAGTGGCCAACCGTGTTCTCTTCTTCAGTGACGGCTATATCACGGAAGACGGAAGTCCTGAGCAAATATTCAACCATCCGAAATCGCCAAGACTACAGGAGTTTCTGGGAAAGGTTCTGTAATAGTTGATAGTTAACAGTTTATAGTTAACAGTTACTTGATGACAATAAAAAAAGATGCATTACTGGTATATTCAGCAATGCATCTTTTTTATTTGATGGTCTACAATCAGTAAAATGTTAACTGTAAACTATTAACTATTAACAGTTTTCTTCTCAATAATCTCTTCAGCACGTTTCAGAGCCTTGCTGATGTGATCTGTGATATTATCCTTGCCAAGAATATTGTAGAAACCAGCCTTTTCCAACTGGGCGTTTACCTTCTCGCAAACACCGGAGAGTACAACCTGAATGTCCTCCTTCTGACTCATCTCGCAGAGGTTGGTGAGGTTGTGGATACCGGTTGAATCAACAAATGGAACCTTGCGCATACGGATGACGCGTACCAGTGGACGGTCACCGAAAGCTGCCATCACTTCCTCAAACTTGTTACCAGCTCCGAAGAAGAAAGGACCATTGATTTCGTATACTTCTACGCCCTTCGGAATCGTATAGTGTTCCAGGTTGGTTGAGAGGAAGTCAAACTCCTTGTTCAAGTCAATCTCATCATCGGTAATAGCTGTCACGTCGGTGGTTTCGCTCATTCGCTTCATGAAGAGCAGACAGGCGATAATAAGACCCACTTCAATGGCTACTGTCAAATCGAAGATGATGGTGAGGAAGAAGGTAATCAGAAGTACGGTTACATCGCTCTTCGGATTCTTCATCAATGCCAGGAAACTTCTCCATCCGCTCATTCCGTAAGATACAACTACCAATACACCGGCAAGACAAGCCATTGGTATGTACTGGGCAAGAGGCATCAGAAAGAGGAAGATGAGCAGCAGAACTATGGCGTGGATGATGCCTGCAATAGGAGTCTTACCGCCATTATTGATATTGGTCATTGTGCGGGCAATGGCACCTGTTGCAGGAATACCGCCAAAGAGGGGAGAGGCGATATTGGCCAAACCCTGAGCTACCAACTCGGTGTTACTGTCGTGATGATCGCTGATTACACCATCGGCAACAGTTGCTGAAAGCAAACTCTCAATGGCTCCCAGGATGGCGATGGTAATAGCTGGTGATACAAGACTCTTGATGGTCTCCCAATTCATGGCTGGTACCTGAGCTGCAGGCAGTTCGTTGCTGATAGAAAAGCGGTCACCAATGGTCTTGATACTCTCAACGCCGGCAAACTGCTTGAGCAGTAAGGCTACAACGGTCATCAGGATGATGGCAATAAGAGAGCCCGGAATCTTCTTGCTGAACTTGGGGGTGATGGCGATAACCACTACGCTTACTACTCCGATAAGGGCACACCAAGGATCTATGGTGTCAAAGTTTTGGAAGTAGACGCCCCATTTCTCCAGAAAATCAGAAGGATTTGAAGTCAACGTCAATCCAAAGAGATCCTTGATCTGGGTCGTGAAGATAGTTACGGCGATACCACTGGTAAATCCCACAACGATAGGGTAAGGGATGTACTTGATGATGGTTCCAAGACGGAGAAGTCCGAAGAGAACCAGGAACAGACCAGCCATCAGTGTCGCTATCGTCAAACCTTCCATGCCATATTTCTGGATAATGCCATAGATGATAACGATGAATGCTCCCGTAGGACCACCAATCTGCACTTTGCTTCCACCGAAGATGGAGATGATGAGACCTGCTACAATGGCGGTGATAATACCCTTTTCAGGGGTCACGCCAGAAGCGATACCGAATGCGATGGCCAGAGGCAGGGCTACGATACCAACGATGATACCTGCCATGAGGTCAGACATGAATGTTTTCTTGTTGTATGTCTTTAAACAGGAAAACAAACTCGACTTAATTGCTAATGCCTTCATTTGAAAGTCTTAAAATATATGTAATTAATCTTGTTATCCGTTAAAACGTGTGCAAAGGTACTATATTTTTTTAAATTGGCAAAATGTTTTTCTGAGTTTCTCTCTTTTCTTCGATAATATTCTTCTTCGTATAGTAATATTCTTCATTTGATAGATATATTCTCCGGATAATACTTTTCTAGT from the Segatella copri genome contains:
- a CDS encoding NAD(P)/FAD-dependent oxidoreductase, which translates into the protein MIQEYQIRILPEQAVSEEGIKRYLAKEKGLDVRTLNQVRVLKRSIDARQRTIFVNLKVRAYINEFPQDDQYVHTEYPDVSSRPRVIVVGEGPGGLFASLRLIELGYRPIVLERGKDVRERKKDLSNITKTQKVDGESNYCFGEGGAGAYSDGKLYTRSKKRGSVDKILNVFCQHGANTNILADAHPHIGTDKLPRVIENMRNTIIKCGGEVHFQTKMIRLILESEGKLTAPDAAAGDRVIGVEAVNLATGAEETYRGPVILATGHSARDVYRYLASAKIDIEAKGIAVGVRLEHPSQLIDQIQYHNKSGRGKYLPAAEYSFVTQVDGRGVYSFCMCPGGFVIPAATGPEQLVVNGMSPSNRGTAWSNSGMVVETHPEDVAQFVKEHQSVIEQQEMKAQENASLFTPHSSLQMMYFQEIVEKQCWQQGNMKQTAPAQRMADFVNNRLSYDLPKSSYAPGLISSPLHFWMPSFVSKRLQEGFKTFGKNAHGFLTNEATLIAMETRTSSPVRIVRDRETLQHVRIQGLFPCGEGAGYAGGIVSAGVDGERCAEMCAEYLKQQ
- a CDS encoding ABC transporter substrate-binding protein/permease yields the protein MMKYRKTGKFKLGFLTLLLSVLFVACGSGASDADRQIKSKTDLKGTVIGVQLGTTSDGLATELEKEGGGTKVERYNKGADAIQALLQGKIDCMVTDEAPAKAFQRVNPSLRILPETFDASSFAICVAKDHAELQQSINHAIRILKENGVIDSIVNRHLERGIAVAYTPKTSDVKKVGPEALQKLGLKTSLRFATNATFEPFEYYQNGKIVGIDVDVANAIGDVMGVDVEILDMEFDAIITSVQAGKADAGIAGITVTPERKKNIGFTDSYADVRQVIMVNSNEVKAAGNQPGVIDKFKSCFIDDNRYQYLLQGLGNTLIITFFAIILSVILGTLIAIVRARHERKGDWKIPNMLCQLYLTIMRGTPTMVQLLIIYYVVFASADVDKILVAVIAFGLNSAAYIAEVIRSGIMSVDNGQMEAGRSLGLSYGKTMRLIILPQAFKNVLPAMGNELITLLKETSISGYIGLVDLTKGSDIIRSITYEAMMPLGVVACLYLVLVLGLNAGVRRLEKRLRKSERK
- a CDS encoding amino acid ABC transporter ATP-binding protein, which codes for MDKMNEIIKIEGLRKRFGDNEVLKGITTSVRKGEVVAIIGPSGCGKSTFLRSINLLEEPTEGKIFIDDMDITSSDVDINRMRQRVGMVFQQFNLFPNMTIRRNIMLAPVELGKMTKEEADEKATELLTRIGLLDKADSYPDSLSGGQKQRVAIARALAMNPEVILFDEPTSALDPEMVGEVLQLMKDVAAEGMTMVVVTHEMGFAREVANRVLFFSDGYITEDGSPEQIFNHPKSPRLQEFLGKVL
- a CDS encoding SulP family inorganic anion transporter, translating into MKALAIKSSLFSCLKTYNKKTFMSDLMAGIIVGIVALPLAIAFGIASGVTPEKGIITAIVAGLIISIFGGSKVQIGGPTGAFIVIIYGIIQKYGMEGLTIATLMAGLFLVLFGLLRLGTIIKYIPYPIVVGFTSGIAVTIFTTQIKDLFGLTLTSNPSDFLEKWGVYFQNFDTIDPWCALIGVVSVVVIAITPKFSKKIPGSLIAIILMTVVALLLKQFAGVESIKTIGDRFSISNELPAAQVPAMNWETIKSLVSPAITIAILGAIESLLSATVADGVISDHHDSNTELVAQGLANIASPLFGGIPATGAIARTMTNINNGGKTPIAGIIHAIVLLLIFLFLMPLAQYIPMACLAGVLVVVSYGMSGWRSFLALMKNPKSDVTVLLITFFLTIIFDLTVAIEVGLIIACLLFMKRMSETTDVTAITDDEIDLNKEFDFLSTNLEHYTIPKGVEVYEINGPFFFGAGNKFEEVMAAFGDRPLVRVIRMRKVPFVDSTGIHNLTNLCEMSQKEDIQVVLSGVCEKVNAQLEKAGFYNILGKDNITDHISKALKRAEEIIEKKTVNS